The genomic interval CACCGAAGCGCCCACCGAAGCGCCGACAGCGGCTCCGACCGAGCCGCCGGTTGTCGAACCGACCGCCGCTGACTGCCCCAAGGCAGAAGTGTTCTGCGTGGGTCTCGTGACCGATGTGGGCAAGATCAACGACAAGTCGTTCAACCAATCTGCCTGGGAAGGCGTTTTGCAATCCCAGACCGATGGTGTGGCTGACATTGTCCAATACATCGAAACGACCGATGCGAAAGATTACGCCAAGAACATCGGCACGTTCGGCGATGCCGGCTTCGATGTGATCGTGACCGTCGGTTTCGCGCTCGGTGAAGCGACTGTTGCCGCCGCGGCAACCTACCCCGATGTGAATTTCATCGGTGTGGATCAGTTCCAGGCTGCGGAAACAGACGGCGTGGCGGGTCTGAACTTCCCTGAAGATCAGGCTGGCTTCCTCGTCGGCGCGCTTGCCGCTTCGATGAGCAAGAGCCACAAGATCGGCGCCGTGTGCGGCACCGATGTGGTTCCTCCCGTTTGGCGCTTTGGCGAAGGCTACAAAGCCGGCGCCGCGTATGCCGATGGCATGAACGGCACCACCACCGAAGTATTCGTTGTGTATCACAGCGATGTGGGCTTCGATAAGACCTTCACCGACCCCGAGTGGGGCGCGCAGACCGCCACGTCCATGATGGACAACGGCGCGGATGCGATCTTCGGTTGTGGCGGCATTACCGGTAACGGCGCCATCACCGCCGCCGCCCAGGCTGGCGCTTACGCCATCGGCGTGGATACCGATCAGTACCTCACCCTGCCCGAAGCGGCTCCTCGCATGCTCTCCAGCGCGATGAAGCTCATCACCCCGGGCGTGGCTGAATTGATCGCCGCCGCCAAGGATGGTTCGCTCACCTACGGCAACGTGTTCGGTGACGCGGGTTACGCTCCGTTCCACGATGTGGCAGGCGAAGTTCCCGCCGAAGTTTCCGCGATGATGGAAACACTCAACGCCGCGCTGCTCGACGGTTCGGTTAAGACCGAAGTTCCGCCGGTCAAGCCGTAAGTTAAAAACGCTCAAAAGAAAGGGAAAGAGGCTGAGCCTCTTTCCCTTTTTGTTTTGATGGCGGGTTGATATAATCAAACTAAATTCAATGTGTACTGGAGCGATGGATGCCATCAGAAACGAAAACAACTTCGCTATCGAAATTTACATCGTCATTGACGCGGTTTATTGAGTGGATCGATCCGATCCTGGTTCCCCTGCTCGCCATCCTGACCTCCATGATCGTGGGCGGCATCATCATCAAATCTGTTGGCGGCGATCCCCTCCTGGCGTATAAGGGTCTGCTGGAAGGCTCGTTCGGTTCCGCCGAACTCGGTCCGGTAAAATCACAACGCGCTATCAGTGAAACCGCTGTTTGGGCTACGCCCTACATTTTTGCGGGGTTGGCTGTGGCGCTGGCGTTCAAAGGCGGTTTGTTCAATATCGGCGCGGAGGGTCAACTTGCCCTCGGCGCTGTTTTTTCATCGCTGATCGGTTACGCCCTGCCCGGCTGGCTTGGCGTGGATCTGCCGACGATCATTCACTTGCCCCTGGCAATTTTGGGAGGCTTGGTGATGGGCGGGATTTGGGCGGGAATTGTGGGCGCGCTCAAAGCCTATACCGGCGGCCATGAGGTGATCAACACCATCATGATGAACTATATCGCGCTCAACTCCACATCTTTTTTGCTGAACGGTGTGATGAAAGACCCCAGCCCCACAAACGTCATCGCCCGCACACCGCTGATCGCGGAAAGCGCGCGCTTTGCCCCGATCTTCGAGGGATTGCGCGTCCATTGGGGATTTGTGTTGGCATTATTGACCGCCGTTTTTATCTGGTGGTTATTGAATAAGACCACGCTTGGGTTTGAGATCCGCACGGTGGGCGCGAACCCCGACGCGGCTCATTATGCGGGGGTCAACGTGAAGCGCGCGATCATCCTGACCATGTTCCTCTCGGGAGCGCTGGCTGGGATGGCGGGCGCCATTGAAGTGACGGGGTTGAACTATCGCCACGAACTTGGGTTTTCACAGGGATACGGTTTTGACGCCATCGCCATCGCGTTATTGGGGAAGTCGCATCCGATCGGCGTGGTGCTTGCTTCGATTCTATTTGCCGCCATGCGAAACGGAGCGACCCGCATGCAATTCCTCACACAAATGCCGGTGGATCTGATCTCCATGATCCAGGCATTCATTCTGCTTTTTGTCGCGGCAGACGCCATCGTGCGTTTTATCTTTCGCATCAAATCGAAGGGCGAGCGCGTTGTGCTCACCCGAGGATGGGGAGGCTAGGACAATCTCATGGACTGGAAACGCTTCGGCTTTATCGCCATCATTATCGTCATTCTCTTCGGCGGTGTAGTTGCCATCGGGCAGGTGCAACAACGCCCGCTGTTGATCGTCACGAGCATGCTTGCAACCACCATCGCTGTGGCAACGCCGCTCACCCTGGGCGCCTTATCCGGCGTCTTTTGCGAACGCGCCGGCGTTGTGAACATCGGCATCGAGGGTATGATGCTTTCGTCCGCTTTTTTCGGCTGGCTCGCCGCCATTTACATGTTCCATGTATTCGACTATCCAACCGGGATCAGCATTACGGTCGGCGCGTTGTTCGCCGTCATCACCGGCATGTTGATGGGCTTATTGCACGCCGTGCTTTCGATCACATTCAAGGTGGACCAGATCATCGGCGGGACCGTGATCAATATTCTTGCCGTGGGCTTGACCGGGTTCCTCAACCGCCAGATGTTCTTCGGAAAAGGCAGTGTCTTTGAGGGGAGCATTCCTAATTCTCCCGGCATCCTGCCTGCCATACACATCCCTATCATTGAGATGTTGTCGCCGCTCTGCGGGGCAAATTCGCCGCTCTGTATTCAAAATATCACGGCGATCAACCGCGTGTTCGACCAGAAGCCGATCGCGCTGAGCGCCATCCTCCTGGTGTTCGTTGCCCATTATGTGTTATTCAACACCCGCTGGGGGTTGCGCACGCGCGCTGTGGGCGAGCACCCCAAAGCGGCAGACACGGTGGGCATCAACGTGATCAAGATGCGTTACGCCAATGTGCTGATCGGCGGCGCATTAGCTGGGTTGGCAGGCGCATACTTCACCATCGAATCTGTGCCGTCTTTTGAACCCTTGCTGACGAACGGGCGCGGCTTCATTTCGCTTGCCGCCATGATCTTCGGCAACTGGACGCCCATCGGCGCATGGGCGGCGGCGCTGGTCTTTGGCGCATCGTCGGCGTTACAGATCAACATGCAGATTTTCCGCGCGGTCATTCCTCCGCAACTGGCAT from Candidatus Defluviilinea gracilis carries:
- a CDS encoding BMP family ABC transporter substrate-binding protein — encoded protein: MKKLNMMIALLVIASVVLAACTPAATEAPTQAPAPTEAPTEAPTAAPTEPPVVEPTAADCPKAEVFCVGLVTDVGKINDKSFNQSAWEGVLQSQTDGVADIVQYIETTDAKDYAKNIGTFGDAGFDVIVTVGFALGEATVAAAATYPDVNFIGVDQFQAAETDGVAGLNFPEDQAGFLVGALAASMSKSHKIGAVCGTDVVPPVWRFGEGYKAGAAYADGMNGTTTEVFVVYHSDVGFDKTFTDPEWGAQTATSMMDNGADAIFGCGGITGNGAITAAAQAGAYAIGVDTDQYLTLPEAAPRMLSSAMKLITPGVAELIAAAKDGSLTYGNVFGDAGYAPFHDVAGEVPAEVSAMMETLNAALLDGSVKTEVPPVKP
- a CDS encoding ABC transporter permease codes for the protein MDWKRFGFIAIIIVILFGGVVAIGQVQQRPLLIVTSMLATTIAVATPLTLGALSGVFCERAGVVNIGIEGMMLSSAFFGWLAAIYMFHVFDYPTGISITVGALFAVITGMLMGLLHAVLSITFKVDQIIGGTVINILAVGLTGFLNRQMFFGKGSVFEGSIPNSPGILPAIHIPIIEMLSPLCGANSPLCIQNITAINRVFDQKPIALSAILLVFVAHYVLFNTRWGLRTRAVGEHPKAADTVGINVIKMRYANVLIGGALAGLAGAYFTIESVPSFEPLLTNGRGFISLAAMIFGNWTPIGAWAAALVFGASSALQINMQIFRAVIPPQLAFLQQSYIVGLVPYILTMVILTGIIGKTTPPAADGVPYEK
- a CDS encoding ABC transporter permease, with the protein product MPSETKTTSLSKFTSSLTRFIEWIDPILVPLLAILTSMIVGGIIIKSVGGDPLLAYKGLLEGSFGSAELGPVKSQRAISETAVWATPYIFAGLAVALAFKGGLFNIGAEGQLALGAVFSSLIGYALPGWLGVDLPTIIHLPLAILGGLVMGGIWAGIVGALKAYTGGHEVINTIMMNYIALNSTSFLLNGVMKDPSPTNVIARTPLIAESARFAPIFEGLRVHWGFVLALLTAVFIWWLLNKTTLGFEIRTVGANPDAAHYAGVNVKRAIILTMFLSGALAGMAGAIEVTGLNYRHELGFSQGYGFDAIAIALLGKSHPIGVVLASILFAAMRNGATRMQFLTQMPVDLISMIQAFILLFVAADAIVRFIFRIKSKGERVVLTRGWGG